GCTTCGTCGAGCGATGGATAGACGCGGCGGCGGAAGCGCTGGCCGGACTTGACGATGTCCCCCATCTTCTTCTCGATGGCGGCCAGGTCGTCCGGGGTGAACGGCTTCGGCACGTCGAAGTCGTAGTAGAAGCCGTCCTTGATCGGCGGCCCGATGCCGAGCCGTGCCTCGCCGAACAGCTCCTGCACGGCCTGCGCCATGACGTGCGCGGTCGAGTGCCGCAGGACCGCGCGGCCGTCGTCGGTGTCGATGGCCACCGCCTCGACGCGCTCCTCGGCGGCCGGCGTCCACTCCAGATCGCGCAGCTTGCCGTCGCTGTCGCGTACGACGACGATCGCCTGCGCGCCGGTCGTGGGCAGGCCCGCTTTCTCCACCGCCTCCGCCGCCGTCGTGCCGGCCGGCACCACGACGGTGGCGGACACGGCGGGACTGACGGATGCGGACACGGTGATCTCCCAGATTCGGTAGCGGTGCATGTGAAACTGCACGCCGATCGTATCCAGGCCGTCGACGACGCCCGCACGGGATTCCCCTGGCGCTCGCCTACTCGGGGACGACCTGGCGGTCCGCCGACGAGAACGCGATCACGAAGATCGCCTCGGCGGTGCCGATGTTGCGCGCGTTGTGTACGGCTCCACGGGGAATGCTGATCGTGTCGCCGGCTGTCATCCGTACGCGATCGTCGTCGACACTGTGCTCGATCGTGCCCTGCAGCACGTGCAGGACCTCGTCGCAGTTGGGGTGATGGTGACGCGGATTCTGCCGGCCAGGTCGGATGTAGCAGCGGCCGACGGTCATCTCGGTCGAGTTGCCCAGCCGGCCGGACACCATCCAGACCAGCCGCCCCCAGTCATGGTCCTCGACCTCGTTGTCGGCCGGCCGCGCCGGCACCACGTCACTCATTGGACTCTCCAGGTGCTCGATTGGCTGCTTGCGTGACATCCAATGGCAACGAATTGGACTCTCCCGTGGAGACGCGCCGGTAGGCGTCGAAGAGCCGCATGATGGCCAGCGAGTCCGCCAGCGTGCCCTTCTCCGGCGGCCGGCCGTCCCGTACGGCGTCGCAGAAGTGCTGGAGCTCCGGCACATAGCCGAGATAGAAGAGGTTCTTGTTGGACAGCTGGCCGAGCGAGAACTCCGGCTCCCAGTGCAGCGGCGCCGCCGCGTCGTCGACGAGGAAGCTGCCCGTGCGGCCGTACTCGCCGTGGCTGCCGCGCCGGTAGTACGTGAGCTTCACACCGTTGTCCAGCACGGCGTTGGCGCCGTCGCCGATGACCTCGACGCGCTCCAGCGGACTCGCCGGACCGATGCCGGCCGCCAGGTGCAGTGTGCCGACCGCGCCGGAGGCGAACCGCAGCATCGCCACGCTGGCGCCGGAGATGGGTTCCCATTGGAAACCCATCTCGGCGACCGGGCCCATCAGATAATGCAGGATCGCGGCCGGATGGTAGATGTGGTCGAGGAACCCACGCATCGCGTTGAGGTCGCGGCGCTGCTCCGGCGCCGGCAGGGCCTGCGGATAGCGCACGCTGATCGACGTCGGCCGGCCAAACTCCGGGCTGTGCACGATCGAGTGCAGCTTCTCCATCGCCGGAGCGAAGATCTTCTTCAGGCCGGTCATCACATACCGGCCGGTCGTCGCGCTGAGGTCGGCGAGCATCTCGACCTCGGCGACAGAGGCGGCGGTCGGCTTCTCCATCCACACGTGTACGCCGGCACGCAGGCAGTCCGCGGCGATCTCGGTCGCCTGCACGCGGCCGTCGTCGTGGTATCCGGTGACGATGAACGCGACGGTCGGCCGCTCGCGCTCCAGCATCTCGCGGTGATCGGTGTAGCTGGCCGCCGCGCCGAACATCCGCGCGTACGTCCCGGCCCGGTCGGCCTGCTGGTCGCACACGGCACGCAGGTCCACCGGGACGTACTGGAGGCTCGGATAGATGTTCCGGTAGGAGTGACCACCGGCCCCGACGAACACCGCGGACAGCCGGTCCGCGTACTCGAACTGGTAGGTGACCGCGTCGCTCATGCACTCTCCCGCCGGATCCGGTCCGTCACTCGTCTCACCCTAGGTCGGCGACCGGCGCCGCCGGCGATCCTGACTAGACCAGCGGCGTGCCGGTCCGGGGCTGGCGTACGCTGGCCGACCCTGGCGTGATTCCCGGCCGTCGAGGAGGATCCGTGGCCGATTCTCGACCCGCTCCGTCCCGCCTGCTGGCGGCGCTGGTCCGCCGCAAACCGGTCGCCACGATGGCCGCCGAGACCGGCGCGGACACCGGCGGCGGACAGCTGAGCCGGTCGATCGGACTGTTCCAGCTCTCCACCATCGGCATCGGTGCGGTCATCGGCACCGGCATCTTCTTCGTGCTGTCGCAGGCCGTGCCGATGGCCGGCCCGGCGGTGGTCTGGTCGTTCGTGATCGCCGCGGTCGTCGCCGGCCTGACCGCAGTCTGCTACGCCGAGCTGGCCAGCGCCGTGCCGGTCTCCGGCTCGTCGTACTCCTACGCGTACGCGACCATGGGCGAGCTCGCCGCGATGGTCGTGGCCGCATGTCTGCTGCTGGAGTACGGCGTGTCCACCGCCGCCGTGGCGGTCGGCTGGTCGCAGTATCTGAACCAACTGCTGGACAACCTGTTCGGCCTGCGGCTGCCGGAACTGCTGGCCTCCGCGCCGAACGAAGGCGGCATCGTCAACCTGCCGGCGGTCGTGCTGGTGGCGCTGTGCGCGCTGCTGCTGATCCGCGGCACGAGCGAGTCCGCGCGGGTCAACGCGACCATGGTGATGATCAAGATCGCCGTGCTGGCGCTGTTCGTGGTGCTCGGCATCGCCGGATGGAAAGCCGACAACCTGGCCAACTTCGCGCCGTACGGCCTGGCCGGCGTGATCGGCGCGTCCGGCGTCATCTTCTTCACCTTCGTCGGCCTGGACGCGGTGTCGACGGCCGGCGAGGAGGTGAAGAACCCTCGGCGGACGATGCCGCTGGCGATCCTGATCGCGCTCGGCGCGGTGACCGCCGTCTACGTCCTGGTCGCCGTCGTCGCGGTCGCCGCTCAGCCGTCCGCGAGGTTCAAGGACCAGGAGGCCGGACTGGCCGCGATCCTGCAGAACATCGTCGGCGCCAGTTGGCCGGGGACCGTACTGGCGGCCGGCGCGATCATCTCGATCTTCAGCGTCACGCTGGTGACGCTCTACGGCCAGACGCGCATCCTGTTCGCGATGAGCCGCGACGGTCTCGCGCCGAAGGTGTTCCGCCGGGTCAACGCCCGTACGGTCACGCCGGTCCGGAACACGCTCATCGTGTCCGTCGCGGTGGCGGTGCTGGCCGGCCTGATCCCGATCGACTTCCTGTCCGAGATGACCAGCATCGGCACGCTCGTCGCGTTCATCGTGGTCTCGATCGGCGTGATCGTGCTGCGGTTCACCGCGCCAGACCTGCCACGCGGCTTCAAGGTGCCCGGCTATCCGGTCACGCCGGTCCTGTCGGTGCTCGGCTGCCTGGTCATCATCCGCAACCTGCGGCCGGTCACCATCCTGGCCTTCGTCGTGTGGACCGCCGTCGTCCTGGTCTGGTATTTCAGCTGGGGGATCCGGCATTCCGAGCTGGCGAAGGCCGAGCGCGACGAGGTGTCGTCATGACCGTCGTCGTCGGTCTCCCCCGTGGCCAACGTGCCTCCGCCGCTCTGCATTTGGCCGCGCTGCTGGCACGCTCCAGCGGCGACAGCCTCGTCGTCTGCGCGGTGGCGCCGGCGGCGTGGCCGCCTGGCCCGGCTCGCGTCGACGAGGAATACCAGCAGTACGTCGAGAAGACCAACCGCGAGGCGCTGGAGTCGGCCGGCCTGGTGCTGCCGTCCGACCTCGACATCATCCTGGAGAGCACGCGGGCCAGGTCGGTGCCGGCCGGTCTGCTGGAGACCGCCGCCAAGCACCGCGCCCGTGTGCTGGTGCTCGGCTCCACGTCGGTCGGCAGGGTCGGCCGGGTCTCGCTCGGCGGCGTAGCCGACCAGGTGCTGCACAGTGCGCCGGTGCCGGTGGCGTTGACACCGTACGGCTTCCGCGCCGAGCCGGACACGACCGTACGCCGGATCACCGCGAGCTATGGCGCGACCAGCGGCGCCGATCAGTTCGCGATCGCCGCAGCGGAGCTCGCCATCGAGCTCAATGCGGCACTGCGACTGGCGTCCTTCGCCGTACGCCCTGGTCCGGTCGTCTCGGCCGGCGTCGGTCTGCACGCCGAGGACACTGTCGTCGGCGAGTGGCGCGATCACATCGAGCAGCTGCATCACCGGGCGCTGACAAGGCTCGCCAGCCGTCCGGCGGTGCCCCGTTCGGTGGACACGGCGGTCGGCTTCGGCGCGGACTGGCGAGAGGCCGTCGCCGACATCGGCTGGTCGACAGGAGACCTGCTCGCCGTCGGCTCCAGCTCGGTCGGACCGCTGTCCCGCGTCTTCCTCGGCTCGCGTGCCTCCAAGATCGTCCGCAACTCCCCAGCGCCGGTGCTCGTACTGCCGCGCGGCGCGGTCGACGACCTGACCGACCGCGCCGACCAGCCGCCGGCCTGACCGGAAAATCAGGTGGCCTGCGTACGCGATCTGGATACGGTTGCGCGGTGCCTGAGCTGAAGCGGCTGGACGCCGAACTTGGTCCAGCGGTCCTGGCCTTCGAACTGGCGAACCGCGCGTACTTCGCGGCCTCGATCTCCGACCGCGGCGACGACTACTACGAACGGTTCGCCGACTGGCACGGCGACATGCTCGCCGAGCAGGAGGGCGGCACCGGCGCCTTCTACGTGCTCGTCGGTGAGGATGGCGCGGTTCTCGGCCGGTTCAACCTTTATCGCATCGACGACGGGTCCGCCGATCTCGGTTATCGGGTCGCGCGGGAGGTCGCCGGCCGCGGAGTGGCGACCGCGGCGGTCCGGGACCTGTGCCGGCTGGCGGCCGAACGACACGGCCTGCGGAGGCTGCGCGCGGCCACCTCCAGCGCGAACATCGCGTCGCAGAAGGTGCTGGCCAAGGCCGGCTTCGTCGCGGTCGGTCCGGCCGATCCCGCCGACCTCGGTGGCAAGCCCGGCACCTGGTACGAGCGCGATCTGCGAGCGTTGCGCGCCATAGGCTGACCACATGGACTCGACTCACTACGGCGTGCGGTCGATGAGCGCACCGCTGCGGCGTGTGCTCCTCCGCAAGCCGTCCACGACAGGCAATTTCGCGGCGGCCGACTGGCGTACGCCCGATCCACGGCTGCTGATCGACCAGCACGAGGCATTCGCCACGCTGCTGGCCTCACTTGGCTGCGAGGTCGTGGTCGCCGACGCAGTCGACGGCCTTGTCGACTCCGTGTATGCACGCGATCCCGCGCTGGTCACCGGCCGCGGCGCGGTCCTGTTCCAGATGACCAAGCCGGTGCGCCAGCCGGAGCCGGAGCTGCTCGGCGCCGCCTTCGAACAGGCCGGCGTGCCGGTCATCGGCCGGCTCACCGGTGACGCGTACGCCGACGGCGGCGACTTCATCTGGCTCGACGAGCGGACGCTGGTGGTCGGCCGCAGCTATCGCACCAGCGAGTCGGCCGTGACGCAGCTGCGTGAGCTGCTGGCCCCTGAAGACGTCACGGTCGTCCCGGTGGACATCCCGCACGCCACCGGACCAGAGCACGTGCTGCACCTGATGTCGTTCATCTCGCCGGTCGCCGACGACCTCGCGGTGGTCTATCCGCCGCTCGCTCCGGTCAGCCTCATGCAGACGCTCGCCGCGCGCGGCATCACCATCGTGCCGGTGGACGACGAGGAATACCTGACGATGGGATGCAACGTCCTGGCCGTACGGCCGCGCGTCGCGGTGCTCGTCGACGGCAACCCGCGGATCCGCGCGGCGCTGGAGACACACGGCTGCCAGACGCACACGTACGACGGCTCCGACGTGTCGGTGAAAGGCGACGGCGGACCGACCTGTCTCACCGCACCGCTCTGGCGCGGCTGACCGTCAGAGGCCGATGCGCGCGGCGCGGCGCAGCACCGCCGGTGAGACGCGCGACAGCAGCCGCGCGACCTTCGCCTCCACGGTGACAGGCACGACCGCACGGCCGTGCCACACCGCGCGGACGATCTCCTTGGCCACGCCTTCGGGACCGAAGTTGCGCCGCGCGTACGCCTTGCTGACACGGGCGCGCTGGCGCTGCTGTTCCGCCTCCGGCATGGCCGAGAACGTGCTGGTCCGCGTGATGTTGGTGTTGACCATGCCCGGACAGATCGCCGAGACGCCGATGTCGTGGTCGGCCATCTCGGCCCGCAGGCAGTCCGACAGCATGAAGACGGCGGACTTGCTGGTCGCGTATGCGGTGAGCAGCTTCGTCGGCAGATACGCGGCGGCCGACGACACGTTGACGATGTGGCCGCCCTCGCCGCGCTCGGCCATCGCGGTGCCGAAGGCCTGGCAGCCGTAGATCACACCCCAGAGGTTGACGTCCAGGACGCGCTGCCACTCCTCGGTGGTGGTGTTGAGGAACGTGCCGGAGTGGCCGATGCCGGCGTTGTTCACCAGTACGTCCGGCACGCCGTGCGTCGCGATCACGTCGGCGGCCCATCCGTGCATTGCCTTCTCGTCGGCCACGTTCACCTCGTACGCGTGCGCCGGTGGTCCGACCAGGGCGGCCAGCGTGGCCGTACGCTCCGCCGCCGCCAGGTCGATGTCGCCCACGACGACCCTGGCGCCCAGCCGCGCGAAGGCGAGCGCGGTGGCGCGGCCGATGCCGCTGCCGGCACCGGTGACGACGACCAGCTTGCGGTCGAACGCGCGCTTCTTCGGCGCTCCGACGCGCGCTCGTGCGAGCTCCGGCGACGCGTCACCGCCGCCGACGTGGTCGATGAGCTCGGTGACCATCCGCGCCACCGCCGGCGCGTGCGTCAGCGGAGCCCAGTGCCGCGCCGCGAGACTGCGCCGCCACAGCCGTGGCGCGTGCATTTCCAGGTCCTCGCTGAGCGCCGCGGACACGTAGTGGTCGCCGCTCGGATGGATGACCTGCACCGGCACCTCGGTCGACCGTGGCCGCGGGTCACTCAACCGCGGCCGCATGTTGGCGCGATAGAGCGAGATGCCGCGTACCGCGTCGCTGGTCAGCGTCGGCGCCGGATGGCCGGCGCTGGGCCGCACGCCTTCGACCGTACGAAGAATGCGGCTCCACCTGGACGACAGGCCGAGCCGCCAGGCCAGCGGCGCGAGCACCGGCAGGTGGAAGGCCACGATGTACCAGGAGTGCAGCTGCTGCACGGCCAGCTGCCGCAGGTGCTTCGGCGTCGGGTTGGTGAGCCGGCGCTGGATCCACTCGCCGACGTGGTCGAGGCAGGGACCGGAGATCGACGTGTACGAGGCGATCCGCCGGTGCGCGCCGGGCTCGGTGACCGCTTCCCAGGCCTGGATCGACCCCCAGTCGTGGGCGACCACGTGCACCGGACGGTCGGGACTGACCGCGTCGGCGACGGCGAAGAAGTCGGCGGCCAGCCGGTCGAGCTGATAGCCGGCCTTGTCCTTCGGTGGCTCGGAGCCGCCGGCGCCGCGCACGTCGTAGGTCACGACGTTGAAGCGCTCGGACAGCTCGGCCACGACCTCGTCCCAGACGATGTGCGTGTCCGGATAGCCGTGCACCAGGACCACGGTCGGCGCGTCCGGATCGCCGGCCCGCTGCGGGGTCGTCCACACCGCCAGCCGGACCTCGCCGGACTGGACCGTCGTCGGCTCAGCGGTCACGCCGCACCATCCTGTCGTGTCAGCTCGCTCCACCCGCGTACGTGCGGAAGATCGTCGTCCAGCCAGTACGCCGGGTTGTCCGGATCGTCGGTGACGACCAGCAGCTCCTCGAACTTTATGCCGACATCGCCAAAGCCGATGTGCGGCTCGACGGCCCACAGGCCCGGCGTCGGCGCGTGCCGCGACGAGCGTCCGTCGGCCCACAGTGGCGAGCGCCCGTGCATCCGCTCGGAGATCAGCTCGCGACCGAGCGTCTGCAGGGTCCGTACGCCGAAGCCGAAGACCGTGAGGCCGCGCGGGCCCGCCGCCTTGATCCGCGTCACCTGGTGGCCGATGACCCGGCCCGGATAGACGCGGTGCCGGTTGTCGTAGCCGTGCCTGGCGATCAGCGCGTCCACGTCGGCATAGATGTCGTCCAGCGTCGCGCGTTCGCGTACGCGCCGCAGGATCAGGTCGCGGTATTCGCGCAGGTCGGCGAAGAGCTGGTCCCAGATCCGGTTGTCGCCGATCCGGCCGCCGTAGCCGATGTCGGCCGTGTAGCCGTCGATGACCGGCGCGCAGTCCAGCACGAACGGCATCCCCTCGCGGAGCGTGCGGCCGCTGGCGAAGAAGTCCAACGGGCCACGGAAATGCCGGAAGGCCGTACGGTCGCCGAACCAGGCGAACGGCACGTGGAAGAAGTCGTCGACGCCGCTCGCGACCAGCTCGTGCCGCAGCTTGCCGGCGGCCTGCCGCTCGGTGACGCCGGGCTCCAGCCAGTCGGCGACCTTCTGCGCACAGGCGTACGCGAGCTGCTGCGCCTCGCGGAAGCCCCCCAGATCGCGGTCGGTGTACGTGAACACGGCGGTCATGCGCATCCCCTCACAGGTCCAGCACAAGGCGGTCGCCGTGCACACGCGACACGCAGATCAACATGTCGCCGGCGGCGCGTTGCGCGTCGGTCAGCCGGCGGTCGCGGTGGTCGACCGGGTCGCTGCCTGGCAGCACGCGCGCTCGGCAGGTGCCGCAGAAACCCTGCTGGCAGGAGTACGCGACGTTCGGGCGCGCGTCGCGTACGACGCTGAGCACCGATCGGTCCGCCGGCACGCGGAGCACGCCGCCGCTGCGACGCAGTTCCACGTCGAGCGGCCGGCCGTCGACCACCGGCGGCGGCGAGAAGCGTTCGAAGTGCAGCGAGCGCGCGCCGGTCGCGCGGAAGCCTGCGCGTACGAGCGCCAGCATCGGCGCCGGACCGCAGCAGTAGACGCTGCCGCCGGCGGCCGCCCCGGCCAGCAGGTCGTCAACAGACGGGACGCCGTACTCGTCGTCTGGCCGGATGAACGCGCGGTCTCCCAGCCTCTCGAGTTCCCCGAGGAAACTCATCGACGCGCGCGTCCGGCCCGTGTAGACCAGTCGCCAGTCCAGCCCGCGGCGAGCCCCTTCCCGTGCCATCGGCAGGACCGGCGTTATGCCGATGCCGCCGGCGATCAGGAGCAGCGGTCCCTCGGCGACGAACGGAAAAGCGTTGCGCGGTCCGCGCACCGTCACGGTCTCGCCGGCTGTCAGGCGGTGGATCTCCCGCGATCCCCCGCCGCCTGTGGAGAGCCGGCGGACGGCGATCCGGTACGCGCGGCGATCCGCGGGGTCGCCACACAGCGAGTACTGCCGGCGACGACTGGACGGCAACGTGACGTCCAGATGGCAACCCGGCTGCCATGCCGGCAGCGGCCCGCCGTCCGGACGTACCAGCCGCAAGCTCACGACCTCGTCGGCCTCGACCCGGCGTTCGGCGATGCGCAGGCGCAGATCGGCCGGACCCGCACCGGGATCCGGCCTGCTGGAGCGGAAGAACCGGAGAGCGCGGGTGTAGCGGTCGCCGACCGCGGTCACCACGCTCAGCATCCGGTCCGGCGGCATGACACGCGGAATCTCTGTCTCGTGGAGTCGGCGGTCGGCCGCGGATGGCATCGCCGGCCGCCGTCAGTGCGCGGCCTGAGCGGCCGGCGAGGAGGCGAGGTACGCGACCGCCTGGCTGGTCGAATATTCCTGGCTCGGATGGAAGCCGGGACGCAGATAGCGGAGCGCGGCGGCGGCCAACTGGCGGCGCTTCGGCAGCAGGCCGCGCTTGGCGGCACGGCCGACATCGCGCCAGCGCAGCCGCTGACCGCGCAGCTCCGGGTCGTTGGCGATCATGAATCTGGTGCCGCGGATCCACATCAGGCCGATCATCGGCGCGACGATCGCCATGGCACGCAGCCGCCGCACGTACCGCCGGTCCAGGTGCCGCGCCAGGTCGAACGCGACGGCGCGATGCTCGACCTCCTCGGCCGCGTGCCAGCGGAGCAGGTCGAGCATGGTCGGGTCGATGCCGGCCTCGTCCAGCGCCGAGGCGTTGAGCATCCAGTCGCCCATGTGCGCGGTGAACTGCTCGATCGCCGCGACGATCGCGACCCGCTCGACGAGATACTGCTGTACCGTACGCTCCGGCAGGTCGTCGCGGGTGCCGAGCACGCGGCGGAAGATCCACTCGACGCGATCGGTGAACGGCCGCGGGTCCAGGCCGCGCGCCAGCAGGTGGTCGAGCACCTCGCTGTGCGCCTCGGCGTGCACCGCCTCCTGGCCGATGAACCCGAGCACCTGCTCGCGCAGCGTGTCGTCGCGGATCTGCGGCAGCGCCTCCTGGAAGAGCCGTACGAACCAGCGCTCGCCTTCCGGCAACAGCAGATGCAGCACGTTCATCACGTGGGTCGCCATCGGCTCACCGGGGACCCAGTGCATCGGAAGCGCGGACCAGTCGAAACGTACGTCCCGTGGCTGCAGGACCAGGTTGTCCGGCTCGCACCTACCAGGAGCCTCGTCGGTGGTCACGTCGGTCGCCTCCATCCGTCACCCGGCCGGCTTACCTGCTACCAAGTGTCGCATGAACTACTTTCAGCACGGTAACTTACTGTGGAGTAGATAGCAATGATAGAAATTCCGTCGGATCTATCGCCAACGACCTGACTCATGAGTAGGGTCCGGGTCGGAGCGTGTGACGCGCACCACCCCCAGGACAGCCAGCCCTCCCACCGAGCAAGGGGTCGCCAGTGGTCGATGCCCGGTTGAGGCAGTCGCCGATAGCGCGCGGACCGGTCGCGAGCGCCGCGGCCGAGGTGGGGCTGCTGCTCGGGTTCGCCGTTGAGACCGCGATGGCCGTCGGCCGGGTCGTACGCCGGCGCCGGTTCGCCTGGCGGGAGTGCCTGGAGCAGACCTGGTTCCTGGCCGCGGTCACCAGCATCCCGTCGGTGCTGGTGATGATCCCGCTCGGCGTGGCGGTGGCCATCACGGTCGGCTCGTTCGCCAGCCAGATCGGCGCCGAACGCTACAGCGGAGCGGTGGTCGCCTTCGTGATCATCGGCCAGGCGGCACCGCTGGTCTGCGCACTGATGATCTCCGGCGTCGGCGGCTCGGCGATCTGCTCCGACCTCGGCGCACGCAAGATCCGCGAGGAGACCGACGCGCTGGAGGTGCTCGGCGTGTCTCCGGTGGAGCGCCTGGTCCTGCCCCGGATGATCGCCGCGGTCGTCGTGACGGTCCTGCTCGACGGCGTGGTGATGGCGGTCGGCATCGGCGCGACGCTGATCTTTCACGTCCAGGTGCTGCACGGCACCGCCGGCAGCTTTCTGGCGACCCTGACGCAGTACGCGCGTCCGGAGGACTTCGTGCTCGCCGAGATCAAGGCGGCGACCTTCGCGGTCATCGCCGCGATCGTCGCGAGCTTCAAGGGCCTCACCGCCAAAGGCGGACCGCAAGGCGTCGGCGACGCGGTCAACGAGTCGGTGGTGCTCTCGTTCATCCTGGTCTTCGTCGCCAACACCGCGATGACCGAGCTCTATCCGCTCATCGTGCCGGCCCGGGGCGCGTACTGATGGCCGGCCCGTACGTCGCCGGCGTCTGGGCGGTCCGCGCGTACCAGCGGACTGTCGACGCGCTGGCGATGGTCGGCCGGCAGTTCACCTTCTACGTACGTGCACTCGCCGCCATCCCGCGTACGCTGCGCCGCTATGGCAAGGACGTGGCCAGGCTGGTCGCCGACATCAGCTTCGGCTCCGGCTCGCTGCTGGCCGGCGGCGGCACCGTCGGCGTCATCTTCGCCATGTCCTTCGTCGCGAGTACGCAGGTCGGCCTCGGCGGTTACCAGGGGCTCGACCTGATCGGCCTGTCGCCGATCACCGGCCTGGTGGCCGCGCTGGCCAACACACGGGAGATCGCGCCGGTCGTCGCGAGCATCGCGCTGGCCGCGAAGGTCGGCACCGGATTCACCGCTCAGCTCGGCGCGATGCGGATCGGCGAGGAGGTCGACGCGCTCGAGTCGATGGCCGTGCCGTCGCTGCCATATCTGGTGACGACCCGGATGATCGCCGCGTTCGTCGCGGTCATCCCGCTCTACCTGATCGGCCTGTTCGGCTCGTACGTGGCGACCGGCTTCGCGGTGGTGTTCCTGTCCGGGCAGTCCGCCGGCACGTACGACTATTACTTCCACCTGCTGCTCACACCCACGGACGTCCTCTACTCGCTGGCGAAGGCACTCATCCTGGCGGTCGTGGTGACGCTGGTGCACTGCTTCTATGGCTACACCGCGACCGGTGGGCCGGCCGGCGTCGGCAAGGCGGCCGGCCGGGCACTGCGGGTCAGCATCGTGATGATCATGCTGGTCGACGTGCTCCTGACGCTCACGTTCTGGGGTCTGCGGCCGACCCTGCCAGGCGTCGGAGGCACCACATGACGCGGCGCGGCACGCTGGCGGTCCGCGGCGGCCTGGCACTCCTGCTGATGCTGGCCGCGACCGTCGCCCTGATCGTCAACAGCACCGGCGCGTTCAACCGCGATCCCGTGGTCACCGCGACCGTACCGGCGACCGGCGGATCCATCGCGCCACTGTCGTCGGTGCAACACCACGGCGTCGTCGTCGGCACACTGCTGGCCGTCGAGGCCGGCACGCGTACGTCCAAACTGGTGATCCGCCTACGGCCGGCCGCCGTCGACGCGATCCCCGCCAACGTCCAGGTGCGGCTGCTGCCGCGTACGGTCTTCGGCCAGGCGTACGTCGACCTCGTCACGCCACAGTCGGGACCGCACGGCGAGCTGCGCGACGGGTCGATCCTGCGTGCCGACATGTCCGCCGAGACGATCCAGCTCTACCAGGCGTTCAACCGGATCTACGACCTGCTCACCGCGCTGCAGCCGGCGCAGCTGGACGCGGCACTGACCGCGGTCGCCGACGCCGTACGCGGTCGCGGCGATGACCTCGGCACGACGATCGCCGAGCTGGACACCCTGACCCGCCAGCTGCGGCCGACCATCCAGTCCGTCGGCCCCAACCTGCGCGCTCTGGCCACGCTCAGCGAGCAGCTGGCCCAAAGCGCACCGGACGCGTTCCACGCGCTCGACGACGCGGTCGCGATCTCCGCGGTGATCGTCCAGAAGCAGCAGAGCCTGCGCCAGCTGCTCAGCGCCGGCACGTCGCTGGCCGACGAGTCCGACCGGCTGCTCGGCGACAACTCCGGCCGGCTCATCCAGCTGGTCCGGCTCACCGGCCCCACACTGGCGGCGCTGTCCGGCCGGTCGGACCGGATCAGCGACACGCTCACCTCGCTGCACTCCTTCCTGGACAAGGGAAACCAGGTGTTCGCCAGCGGCCGCCTGAAGATGCGCGCGCCGATCGTCTTTCCGCCGCCGCAGGCGTACTCGGCGGCCGACTGTCCGCGCTATCCCGGACTAGCCGGTCCCAACTGCGGCTCGGCGCCGCCTCCGGCCGCGGCGCCGCCACCGGCACCGCCGTCCGGCG
The nucleotide sequence above comes from Fodinicola acaciae. Encoded proteins:
- a CDS encoding M24 family metallopeptidase, with product MTAVFTYTDRDLGGFREAQQLAYACAQKVADWLEPGVTERQAAGKLRHELVASGVDDFFHVPFAWFGDRTAFRHFRGPLDFFASGRTLREGMPFVLDCAPVIDGYTADIGYGGRIGDNRIWDQLFADLREYRDLILRRVRERATLDDIYADVDALIARHGYDNRHRVYPGRVIGHQVTRIKAAGPRGLTVFGFGVRTLQTLGRELISERMHGRSPLWADGRSSRHAPTPGLWAVEPHIGFGDVGIKFEELLVVTDDPDNPAYWLDDDLPHVRGWSELTRQDGAA
- a CDS encoding SDR family oxidoreductase; translation: MTAEPTTVQSGEVRLAVWTTPQRAGDPDAPTVVLVHGYPDTHIVWDEVVAELSERFNVVTYDVRGAGGSEPPKDKAGYQLDRLAADFFAVADAVSPDRPVHVVAHDWGSIQAWEAVTEPGAHRRIASYTSISGPCLDHVGEWIQRRLTNPTPKHLRQLAVQQLHSWYIVAFHLPVLAPLAWRLGLSSRWSRILRTVEGVRPSAGHPAPTLTSDAVRGISLYRANMRPRLSDPRPRSTEVPVQVIHPSGDHYVSAALSEDLEMHAPRLWRRSLAARHWAPLTHAPAVARMVTELIDHVGGGDASPELARARVGAPKKRAFDRKLVVVTGAGSGIGRATALAFARLGARVVVGDIDLAAAERTATLAALVGPPAHAYEVNVADEKAMHGWAADVIATHGVPDVLVNNAGIGHSGTFLNTTTEEWQRVLDVNLWGVIYGCQAFGTAMAERGEGGHIVNVSSAAAYLPTKLLTAYATSKSAVFMLSDCLRAEMADHDIGVSAICPGMVNTNITRTSTFSAMPEAEQQRQRARVSKAYARRNFGPEGVAKEIVRAVWHGRAVVPVTVEAKVARLLSRVSPAVLRRAARIGL
- a CDS encoding MlaE family ABC transporter permease, with the translated sequence MAVGRVVRRRRFAWRECLEQTWFLAAVTSIPSVLVMIPLGVAVAITVGSFASQIGAERYSGAVVAFVIIGQAAPLVCALMISGVGGSAICSDLGARKIREETDALEVLGVSPVERLVLPRMIAAVVVTVLLDGVVMAVGIGATLIFHVQVLHGTAGSFLATLTQYARPEDFVLAEIKAATFAVIAAIVASFKGLTAKGGPQGVGDAVNESVVLSFILVFVANTAMTELYPLIVPARGAY
- a CDS encoding metal-dependent hydrolase → MTTDEAPGRCEPDNLVLQPRDVRFDWSALPMHWVPGEPMATHVMNVLHLLLPEGERWFVRLFQEALPQIRDDTLREQVLGFIGQEAVHAEAHSEVLDHLLARGLDPRPFTDRVEWIFRRVLGTRDDLPERTVQQYLVERVAIVAAIEQFTAHMGDWMLNASALDEAGIDPTMLDLLRWHAAEEVEHRAVAFDLARHLDRRYVRRLRAMAIVAPMIGLMWIRGTRFMIANDPELRGQRLRWRDVGRAAKRGLLPKRRQLAAAALRYLRPGFHPSQEYSTSQAVAYLASSPAAQAAH
- a CDS encoding PDR/VanB family oxidoreductase, with product MPPDRMLSVVTAVGDRYTRALRFFRSSRPDPGAGPADLRLRIAERRVEADEVVSLRLVRPDGGPLPAWQPGCHLDVTLPSSRRRQYSLCGDPADRRAYRIAVRRLSTGGGGSREIHRLTAGETVTVRGPRNAFPFVAEGPLLLIAGGIGITPVLPMAREGARRGLDWRLVYTGRTRASMSFLGELERLGDRAFIRPDDEYGVPSVDDLLAGAAAGGSVYCCGPAPMLALVRAGFRATGARSLHFERFSPPPVVDGRPLDVELRRSGGVLRVPADRSVLSVVRDARPNVAYSCQQGFCGTCRARVLPGSDPVDHRDRRLTDAQRAAGDMLICVSRVHGDRLVLDL
- a CDS encoding MlaE family ABC transporter permease; this translates as MAGPYVAGVWAVRAYQRTVDALAMVGRQFTFYVRALAAIPRTLRRYGKDVARLVADISFGSGSLLAGGGTVGVIFAMSFVASTQVGLGGYQGLDLIGLSPITGLVAALANTREIAPVVASIALAAKVGTGFTAQLGAMRIGEEVDALESMAVPSLPYLVTTRMIAAFVAVIPLYLIGLFGSYVATGFAVVFLSGQSAGTYDYYFHLLLTPTDVLYSLAKALILAVVVTLVHCFYGYTATGGPAGVGKAAGRALRVSIVMIMLVDVLLTLTFWGLRPTLPGVGGTT